The sequence ACATGACAAAGCATTTAAGGCATCTATAGTTTCAAATGTAGGCTATcaatcccaatcagagacaaccagttCAATAATTTACTTTCTGAAATGTGCTGTCATTGCGAGTGACGTTGACTCTTTGTGAGTCCTCTGATGTGCTTTTAACGAGGGGGCTGAGGAGTAACTTTTCCCACACTGGGAGCAGGGGTAAGGCTTTTCTAGTTCATGTGTGCCCTGGTGTTGAGTTAATTGTCCCTTTTGGGTGAAACTCTTCCCGCATTGAGCACATTGGtatggtttctctccagtgtgcatGAGCTGGTGTCTCTTCAGTGCCACCGAAAGAGAGAAATTCTTCCCGCAGAGCAAGCACTGGTACGGTTTCTCCCCGGTGTGTGTGCGCTGGTGTTTCTTTAAAGTCCCCTGGAGGGAGAAACTcctcccacagtcagagcaagtGTAAGGTTTCTCCCCCGTGTGTACGGTCTGATGACGTGTCAAGTGGTGTATATGAGTGAAACTTTTCTCACAGTTGGTGCACTGGAAAGGCTTTTCATTGCTGTGCGTGCTCTGGTGTCTTTTTAGGTTGGTAGATGAAGAGAAACTCTTCCCGCAGTCAGAGCACAGGAAAGGCCTCTCACCGGAGTGTGTGAGCTGGTGTTTCTTCAAATTGATTCTCTGAGAGAAACTCTTCCCGCACTCACCGCAACTGAACGGTTTCTCCTGCGTGTGCGTGCGCTGGTGGCTGTTGAAGTGTCCCAATTGTATGAAGCGTTTCCCACATTTGGAGCAGTGGTAAGGTCTCTCTCCGCTGTGCGTCCGCATGTGCTGCTTCAGGTTTCCGGACTCTGAGAATGTTTTGCCACACTGGGAACAGCAGTGAGGTTTCTCCACAGGAGCTCGCCAGTCCAGTTCCTGTATCAAACTTTTTCCACTCTTCGAGCCCCATTTAGTCTCGGTGCTGGGGCTAGGCCTCTCTGCTGTGAGGATGAGAATAATTTTGTAAACAAGTAAAAAATGTAGCATCAgcataaaataataaataaaataacatatTTGCTAGAAGGCGTTATAACAACCGGTGTCAGCTCCCTACCACTTCTCCCTTTTCCAGTTAGCATTTTTAGCAGCTGAAGCAAGTACAGAATCTTTCTAGCAATAAAGTAATTTTTTTCAAATCTAATGCAGACACGTTCTTCAGAAAGGGATGCTGGCCATAATAGGAGTTGAGTGTTTGGCGTTGACAAATGTTCTGAATTAAATTGAATGGAGCTCTATGGCAATACTGACTCAACAAAATCATGTCAATATAAGGGAACTAAATACAAAAAAAGTCTGCTTTGGGGAATCAACAGCCAAGTTGTGTTTAGAATCATGCTAAATTGTATTTTGAGTGGAACATCCCCCTAAGAACTCAAATGAAGAACGTCATAATGACTTTTTAAACAACACTTCCAGTCCTACTGAAGAGTTGAAATGTCGTTTTTCAAGCCATCGCTTAGGACTACTTGTGCAATTCTTACCTCCACCCTCCTCAATTTTCACTGTGATAACCTCgtcctcttcttctttcactgttgaaacctcttcctcttctttttTAAATGTGAAAGTCAACACCTCTTCCTTCACTGTGAAagcttcatcctcctccttcactgTGAATGCCTCCTTGTCCTTCATTGTGAAATCCTCCACCtgcacctcttcctcctcctctttgacgTAAACATTCAGCCCCAGTGTCCCACTGTAATCATCCATCTTCTCTGAAGCCATACTAAAACCCTGCAGGGCTTATGCCTGTACAGCTGGGCTCAAAACCTGGAGGGCTGCCGCAGTGTCTgctgggtcatgttcagtaggcaCACAATGGAAGACAGTGACCCGAAACAGAGTGAAATGTTGTTTAATAAGCTTGTTTGTGTTTcctattttaaaatgtttttctaCAGTATGCGCTAATGAACACGATTCAGGTATTCCTTTTTCCCTTTTAGTCAGTGTCTAATTTAGAACAGGGCCCTGTTCAGCTGCAACATTACCGTATGCTCAGATAGACAAAATGTATTCTGCATAAAACTTTTCTGTCATCTAGAAATGGGAATTGTCTAGAACCTATTCATTCCATTTCTATCTGTAAAGTTCAGAATGTTGCACATTAACTAATATAGTACATCACTGGTGTACGTTGGCCTCAAATCAATAACATTGGCTGATCAGTTAAGTGCAATGGAGAAAGGAAAACCCACAGACACTGCAGCTGCCATCAAGGACTGGTGTGACACCCGTGCAGGGCAGCCTACTCTGTCCATGGTTTGGTTCCAGTCTGGACGTTTCGGCAATGCATCAGACCACTATATAGGTTGCACCAGCAATTAAAACTCCCCCTGATGCACTGGACAGTGGACACCACCTAGGCAGAAGACATAACAGTTGGCATTGTTAATCAGAGTGTAAGCAAAGTAAGCAAAGACATTTCAAGATATTGGACACTGTTCTGGCCGTCACtatttaccacagccacaaatggCTAAACCCCACCTATTTCTACAATTAATATTCAATTGATttgaaacctaaccctaaacctaggtGCCAAACTTATGGTCTCTGATTCAGTGggattgggttaaatgcggaagacacatttcggttgaatgcattcagttgtgcaactgactaggtatcgccCTTTcctttaaccacactgctaaatcaaatttaaaaaacacactgctaaccttgactaaccctaaccttaaatgaagaccaaaaagGTGAAAAAATGTTTTGAACTTTTACAATAtagtggctgtggtaactagttaCAACCCTTTGTTCCCCCTAGTTTAACTTCCAGGCGTGACAAAGCTCACAAGCTAGGCTACATTATCAAGCACTGTTGCAATAACATCAACGTTTTGTTTCACCCTTTCCCTTTTTTCTGTGTTTTTCTGCGTTAAAGTTCCCCAGTTTTCACCCCATACAGTAGGTGGTGGTATGTACCTAAAACCTTTGTTTGTGGACCACCATAATAGAGCCCCATAGTGGAGTTGTCATAATACCCacaaaacctagcggtcaaaacagggaaatggttccaatcgtttttctaTCATTCATTTtttccataggggattttagaaacacttaaaataaggactgtttagtgtaggcataccctggcatgacgttttgataaccatgtaaatctctctcagacaaggtactttttatcaatatattcagctCTATTTACTCCACATTTGAAAATGCTacttagcatcaaagtagacatcatgcaagactacaaatccctgcaagctcctgtaAGTCATCTCTGACAACTTTGTTAACAGGTCATTTAAAACTTACgtaagacagttcacagaattgtcaattCAAAGAAATGTAGCTAATCtattcattactacatttagctaacattagatagttaatccagagattcttacctttgtcCTGATTCGGCAGTCTTATCTAGATCATCATGCCATTTGAAGTTGTTTATGATAGCTACATTAGCAGCTAAATATAATTTCCTTTTTGGGTGTTAAATACAGCCGAATATGTTAATGAAAGTCaactgtgtaaatctctctaggacaaggtatctaaacgtcatgccagggtaagcctacatggaacacagcccttatttgaagtgtttctaaaaaccactatgggaaaaatgaatggcgGAAACTATTGGAAACCATGTtttaccgctaggttttatgggtattatgactcatactgtggtactctatactATAGAAGACAGTGATTCTAAGGACTAGAACACAGAAGTTGAAACAATGTCGGACAGAATGCAAGACCTAGTTATCCATTTTATTTTTAACAGAAAAGTAGTTTGATTtagttttgtttatttatttaggtAGTTTgtatgaatacatgaacccacaTTGGTTCAGTTTTTTGGAAATCCTGTTTCCATCCCGGACAGTAGGTGCAGGCATGCACACTAAAGTGTGAACGCTAATATACCATAACAGAagaagcagctagctagctacaacgaGAGGATGAGAAGGATAAAAGGTTTCCGGAGTGGAGGAATATGGTCATATTCAAAATACAAGAACCATTTGCTATTTCAGCAGATGAAGGAGCGGAAAGAGCGTGGAGAAGGAAAGGAGCCGAGTGTAGAGGGAAGCGGTGTGGTGAGAAAGATTGGCGTCAAAGTACAAAAAAGGGGAAAAAAAACATGCTTTCGGTAGCTTAGAAAACAAACCTGATGAGAGTGAGGAGGAATTACCTGCGGTGGCATATACGGGGAAGACCGCCGAGTTCAAGCCTCATCAGGATAATGACTAGGATGATTCTGATGCTGGCTCAGTGGGAGTGAGATTTTTTGAGAGAATGGATCCTTGCCTTCTGGCTGATCCATGGGGTGTCAGGGTGGGTGGAGAAGAGGTTGGGAAATGTTGAAATCGGTGAAAGTAACTCGAAGTAGacttgtgattattattatttttgtatttatatttttttctacccctttttcgtggtaccaattggtagttacagtcttgtctcatcgctgcaactcccgtacggactcgggagaggcgaatgtcgagagccatgcgtcctccgaaaaacAACACAACCAGGCCACACAGCTTGTTGAAACAATGCATACTTaaaccggaagccagccacaccaatgtgttggaggtaacacagtacacctggcgaccgtgtcagcgtgcactgcgccaggCCAGCCATAGGAGTTACTagtgcgtgatgggacaaggacatccctgctggccaaaccccccctgaacccagatgacgctgggccaattgtgcaccaccccatgactcaaacccagaatctcgtGTCATAGCtaccactgcgatgcagtgccttagaccactgcgccactcgggaggccgacTTGTGATTATTTTTTGTGTGTCTTCCATCCAGAGGGAGCGGGCGCTCCACACCACGTGCCTCGGAACAAGACCGGTGACATGCTTTGCTCTCCGGAACAGGGCGGCGTTGAAAGAAATTATAACTGTTAAGTGTTGAGGAGGACCAGCTGACGATTGTACGGataagtaggacacgtgacatcccGACAACTTTGAGAAAGAAATACTATATCGAAGGTGCCTTGAGatggctatgcatattcatgacGAGGCTAGTAGCATAGCATCTTTCCATTGAACACAGGCGGTTGATGTCAACACCCCTCATCGAATATTCAAAAAAGTATTAAAATAACTAaatgtatccaccaatccaaagaggAAGAGGCGGGAGCTTGACAGCCCACCATTCCGCTTTGTGGACAACAAATCCAATTGTTAGAGtggagacatacagtaccagtcaaaagtttggacacacgtactcattctttatttttactattttctacatcgtagaatagtgaagacatcaaaatgatgaaataacacatatgcaatcatgttgtaaccaaaacaaaacaaaaaagtgttaaacaaatccaaatatattttataaattTACATtgttcaaagttgccacccttgatgacagctttgcacattcttggcattctctcaaccagattcaccaGGATTACGTTtcgaacagtcttgaaggagttcccacatatgctgagcacttgttggctgcttttccttcactctgtggtccaactcatctcaaaccatctcaattgggttgaggtcaggtgattgtcatctgatgcagcactccatcactctccttcttggtcaaatatcccttacacatcctggaggtgtgttgggtcattgtcctgttgaaaaacaaatgatagtcctactaagcaaaaaccaggtgggatggcgtatcgctgcagaatgatgtggaAGTCATGCTGGTTTTGTGTGCCTTGAACTCTAAATAGAAtcgctgacagtgtcaccagcaaagcacccccacacctcctcctccatgcttcatggtgggaaccacacgtacagtggggcaaaaagtatttagtcagccaccaattgtgcaagttctcccacttaaaatgatgagaggcctgtaattttcatcataggtacacttcaacagaaaatcacattgtaggattttttatgaatttatttgcaaattatggtggaaaataagtatttggtcaataacaaaagtttctcaatactttgatATATACACTATTggggcaatgacagaggtcaaatgttttctgtaagtcttcacaaggttttcacacactgttgctggtattttggcccattcctccatgcagatctcctccagagcagtgatgttttggggctgttgctgggcaacatggacttccaactccctccaaagattttctatggggttgagatctggagactggctggccactccaggaccttgaaatgcttcttacgaagccattccttcattgcccgggcagtgtgtttgggatcattgtcatgctgaaagacccagccacgtttcatcttcaatgcccttgctgatggaaggaggttttcactcaaaatctcacgatacatggccccattcattctttcctttacacggatcagtcgtcctggtccctttgcagaaaaacagccccaaagcatgatgtttccacccccatgcttcacagtaggtatggtgttctttggatgcaactcagcattatttttaccaaaaagttatattttggtttcatctgaccatatgacattctcccaatcttcttctggatcatctaaatgctctctagcaaacttcagacgggcctggacatgtactggcttaagcagggggacacgtctggcactgcaggatttgagtccctggtggcatagtgtgttactgatggtaggctttgttactttggtcccagctgtctgcaggtcattcactaggtccccccgtgtggttctgggatttttgctcacagttcttgtgatcattttgaccgcacggggtgagatcttgcgtggagccccagatcgagggagattatcagtggtcttgtatgtcttccatttcctaataattgctcccacagttgatttcttcaaaccaagctgcttacctattgcagattcagtcttcccagcctggtgcaggtctacaattttgtttctggtgtcctttgacagctctttggtcttggccatagtggagtttggagtgtgactgtttgaggttgtggacaggtgtcttttatactgataacaagttcaaacaggtgccattaatacaggtaacaagtggaggacagaggagcctcttaaagaagaagttacaggtctgtgagagccagaaatcttgcttgtttgtaggtgaccaaatagttattttccaccataatttgcaaataaattcattaaaaaatcctacaactgtgattttctggattttttttctcattttgtctgtcatagttgaagtgtacctatgatgaaaattacaggcctctctcatctttttaagtgggagaacttgcacaattggtggctgactaaatactttagtatataaaaatatatacttctgtgtattgattttaagaaaggcattggtgtttatggttaggtactgTTGTACAACGATtctgcttttttcgcaaatgcgcttttgttaaatcatccccgtgttgcatcgattatatgcaatgcaggacacgctagataaactagtaatatcatcaaccatgtgtagttaactagtgattatgattgattgttttttataagataagcttaatgctagctagaaacttaccttggcttctactgcattcgcgtaacaggcaggctcctcgtggagtgcaatgagagacaGGTGGTtaaaagcgttggactagttaactgtaaggttgcaagattgaatccccagggctgacaaggtaaaaatcggtcgttctgcccctgaacaaggcagttaacccacccgttcctaggccgtcattgaaaataagaatgtgttcttaactgacttgcctagttaaataaaggagtaTAAAAATAAATAGGCAAAATCGGTGTCCGATTGTTAAGAAAacatgaaatcggccctaattaatcggccattccgattaatcggtcgacctctagtccaaaggacagattcccacaagtctaaagtccattgcttgtgtttcttggcccaagcaagtctcttcttattattgatgccctttggtagtggtttctttgcagcaatacgaccaggaaggcctgattcatgcagtttcCTCTGagacgtgtctgttacttgaactctgaagcatttatttgggctacaatatctgaggctggtaactctaatgaacttgtcctctgcagaagaggtaactctgggtcttcctttcctgtggcggtcctcatgagaaccagtttcatcatagtccttgatggtttttgcgactgcactagaagaaactttcaaagttcttgacattttccggattgactgacctttatgtcttaaagtaatgataactgttgtttctttgcttatttgagctgttcttgcaaaaatatggacttggtcttttatcaaataaggtcaccttgtcacaatacaactgattggctcaaaagcatttagaagggaagaaattccacaaattacaaggcacacctgttaatttaaatgtattccaggtgaatacctaatgaagctggttgagagaatgccaagagtgtgcaaagctgtcaaggcaatgaggtggctactttgaagaatctcgaatataaatatatttttatttgattgacacttttttggttactacatgattccagtgTGTTTTTTTATAGtgttgaggtcttcactattcctctacaatgtagaaaatagtaaaaataaagaaaaacccttgaatgagtaggtgtgtccaaacttttgactggtactgtaggtatcTCATCATTACATCCAAATCTCTGATGAGCTTGAATTTGGCAGGTCGTGTAATGGTGGAAGGGGATGCAATGTTTGATTCTGTTGGCGCGAGTTAAGTTGGTAAGAATAACTGAACGATGTTAATAAATAAGAATGAAGCTAAAAAAGCTGAAGTTAGAATTGAATTGCAGTTTCTGGTTGGAGTACGTTTCATGAATAAGGATTTTTATTTGGGAGACCCGTTTGCAGTTACGAAGAGAGTGAAGGAAGAATTGTGAAAGGTGGAGTTGGTCAGATTGACCAGGAGTAGTATGTTGGTGTTTCATGTGTATCGAATAAGCAAAAGGAGAAAGCTCTGTGGCTCTATAAACTTTCAATGTACAAAGTGGAGAGTTATGATTTTTAGAGTAAGGCACCGAAGAAAGGTGTCATATCTGGTGTCTCACTGGATCGAAGCTTCATGGTTTAGGGGCACGTTGATTAACACGTACTGTGAATGGAAAGGAAGAAAGGCTTtctgtactgtatatgaagtTGTATACGTACAAAAACCAATACAATATCATTTTTCAAGTAAGGCCATGTGTCAAGTATTTGCAGACGGAATATCAGTTTGAGTCTGAGGATGCACGATGCTGCAATTGTGATGGGAATCATGTTCCAGAGAAAGAGGTCACAGTAGTAAGGAACAAGGCTGTCGAATAGGTCTATGCAGAGGCAGTGAAAATTGTTGAAGGAGAGAGTAGACATGAAAGAGACGTGGAGAAGTCAGAGATAGCCAGACTTGTAAATGGGCTAAGGAACAGAAGTTGTGTTTATGAGAAACACCATCAGTGTGTGCTTTGCAAGCAATGTAGAGGATGAAGGCGCGG is a genomic window of Oncorhynchus nerka isolate Pitt River linkage group LG24, Oner_Uvic_2.0, whole genome shotgun sequence containing:
- the LOC115107871 gene encoding zinc finger protein 436-like; protein product: MASEKMDDYSGTLGLNVYVKEEEEEVQVEDFTMKDKEAFTVKEEDEAFTVKEEVLTFTFKKEEEEVSTVKEEEDEVITVKIEEGGAERPSPSTETKWGSKSGKSLIQELDWRAPVEKPHCCSQCGKTFSESGNLKQHMRTHSGERPYHCSKCGKRFIQLGHFNSHQRTHTQEKPFSCGECGKSFSQRINLKKHQLTHSGERPFLCSDCGKSFSSSTNLKRHQSTHSNEKPFQCTNCEKSFTHIHHLTRHQTVHTGEKPYTCSDCGRSFSLQGTLKKHQRTHTGEKPYQCLLCGKNFSLSVALKRHQLMHTGEKPYQCAQCGKSFTQKGQLTQHQGTHELEKPYPCSQCGKSYSSAPSLKAHQRTHKESTSLAMTAHFRK